A genome region from Acaryochloris marina S15 includes the following:
- a CDS encoding peptidase domain-containing ABC transporter produces MAALMLHNPIFNSRKSYQCIKQWSEEDCGAACLASICKYYGRLLSITRSREVVGTGQLGTTLLGLKRGAESLGFNARSVKASEALVDQLQEILLPAIIHWKGYHWIILYGKRGHKYIVADPGIGIRYLTKRELLESWNGIMLLLEPDFERLNDVDEVQADGFSRFLKRIWPYRNILSQALLINIVLGLLALSSPFLIQILTDDVLVRQDLELLTVVVVGVVISQVFSSSLRLMQSNLIAHFSQRLQLGLVLEFGRKILSLPLGYYEARRSGEIVSRLRDINEINQLVSQIVVQVPSQVFVAIISLGFMLFYSASLTLVAAVVALIMALSTLPFLPTLRQKTRDLLILSSENQGILVETFKGALVLKTTNSAPQFWEEFQSRFGRLTNLTFSTIQISILNGTFTQFISGIGSVALLTTGSLLVIKEEISIGQLLAFNTMQGNLLALMSVVISLTDEYFRAQTAIGRILEVIDATPESIGEAKKPLVQLSSEYDITCKQLNFHHTGRVTLLDDFSLKLPGGKVTVVIGKSGCGKSTLAKVISGLYQPQSGTVRIGPFNLKDLSLESLRQQVSFVPQEPHFWSRSIIENFHLGNPQLSFEDIIKACQIADADSFISELPNTYQTVLGEFGANLSGGQRQRLAIARAIVNNPPILILDEATAGLDPVSEAELLDKLLQHRKGKTTIMISHRPSTIQRAEWLVLIDKGQVKLEGDFKTLSKLPGEHLKFLIH; encoded by the coding sequence ATGGCTGCTTTAATGCTTCATAATCCAATATTCAACTCACGCAAGAGCTACCAATGTATCAAACAATGGAGTGAAGAAGACTGTGGAGCAGCTTGTTTAGCATCCATATGTAAGTATTACGGTCGTTTACTCAGCATCACTCGTAGTCGAGAAGTTGTCGGCACTGGACAGTTAGGAACAACTCTCTTGGGATTGAAACGAGGAGCAGAGTCGTTAGGCTTTAATGCCCGATCTGTTAAAGCATCAGAAGCCTTAGTTGATCAGTTGCAGGAAATCTTGCTGCCAGCCATTATCCACTGGAAAGGCTATCACTGGATTATTCTATATGGAAAACGTGGTCATAAGTATATCGTCGCTGATCCAGGAATCGGAATTCGCTATCTCACCAAACGAGAGCTTTTGGAGTCTTGGAATGGAATCATGCTCTTACTAGAGCCTGATTTTGAGAGACTTAATGATGTAGATGAAGTACAGGCCGACGGCTTTTCTAGATTTCTGAAACGAATTTGGCCTTATCGAAATATTTTAAGCCAAGCACTTCTCATTAATATTGTCTTAGGTTTATTAGCATTATCCAGTCCATTCCTTATTCAGATTCTGACAGATGATGTCTTGGTTCGTCAGGACTTGGAACTTCTAACGGTAGTTGTTGTGGGTGTGGTTATTTCGCAAGTTTTCAGTAGTAGCCTTCGGCTCATGCAGTCGAATCTAATTGCCCACTTCAGTCAAAGGTTGCAGTTAGGACTCGTCCTAGAATTTGGTCGTAAGATTCTATCTTTACCTTTGGGTTACTATGAAGCCCGACGTAGTGGCGAAATTGTCAGCCGTTTGCGCGATATCAATGAAATTAATCAGCTCGTTTCGCAAATTGTTGTTCAAGTTCCTAGCCAAGTATTTGTCGCCATTATTTCTCTAGGATTTATGCTATTTTACAGTGCCAGCTTGACCCTAGTAGCTGCTGTTGTCGCATTAATTATGGCTTTGTCAACATTACCTTTTTTACCCACTTTGCGGCAGAAGACCCGTGATTTATTGATTTTATCTTCAGAAAACCAAGGAATCTTAGTGGAAACCTTTAAAGGTGCACTAGTGCTAAAAACAACAAACTCTGCTCCCCAATTTTGGGAAGAGTTTCAGTCAAGATTTGGTCGTCTCACAAATTTAACCTTTAGTACGATTCAAATCAGTATTCTAAATGGCACCTTCACTCAGTTTATATCAGGTATCGGCAGTGTTGCCCTCTTAACAACGGGCAGCTTGTTGGTGATCAAGGAAGAAATTAGCATTGGGCAACTGCTGGCTTTCAACACTATGCAAGGCAATCTTCTGGCACTTATGTCAGTCGTGATTAGCTTAACAGATGAATATTTTCGTGCCCAGACTGCAATTGGACGTATCTTAGAAGTCATTGATGCAACACCGGAATCTATTGGCGAAGCCAAGAAGCCCCTCGTCCAACTCTCTAGCGAGTACGATATTACTTGCAAACAGTTGAATTTTCATCATACGGGTCGAGTCACCTTACTGGATGATTTTTCTTTGAAGTTACCTGGAGGAAAAGTAACTGTGGTCATTGGGAAGTCAGGCTGTGGTAAAAGTACTCTAGCCAAGGTAATCTCAGGACTGTATCAGCCTCAATCAGGCACTGTGCGCATTGGTCCATTTAACTTGAAAGATCTATCGCTGGAATCACTCAGACAGCAAGTATCGTTTGTTCCCCAGGAACCTCATTTTTGGAGCCGTTCAATTATTGAAAACTTTCACCTGGGTAATCCACAGCTTTCCTTTGAAGATATTATCAAGGCTTGCCAGATCGCTGATGCAGATAGCTTTATTAGTGAATTACCCAATACCTATCAAACCGTATTGGGAGAGTTTGGCGCTAATTTATCGGGTGGACAGCGACAACGCTTGGCTATCGCTCGTGCCATTGTCAATAATCCTCCCATTCTTATCCTAGATGAAGCTACAGCAGGTTTAGATCCAGT
- a CDS encoding HlyD family secretion protein, protein MFYKYTFLEFCIHMSILQPEQLHFVQEDEFLPSISPWVSLGGMILILVFGIAVALSSVIKFSITVKAPAKIRPAGGLSIVQSSIEGTVTNINVEENKAVKKGDIIARLDDTSLQNRKSQLQGDIRSITLQRYQINAQLRALDNQIIAESWLVTRSIAAAEANLAENWRRYKDLQISTEADLEETQAGYDLADEAYQRFKELEKSGAIAKLQVQEKRASLKAAAARLKRVKVALNPTNATINKALEQISQEKARGNVTIAGLNQQREQLMRTRIESQNQLQRTQKELEQINSELRGTHIQAPIDGTVLQLNLRNPGQVVQQGAAITQIAPRKAPVIIKVKVSAQDINQVKKGQAVQMRVSACPYTDYGILHGTVKAVSPDAISVGETVAPAASPTFYEVIVLPRSLYMGNQQRWCRLQFGMEGRADIISRQETVLQFVLKKARLISNF, encoded by the coding sequence ATGTTTTATAAATACACTTTTCTGGAATTTTGTATTCACATGAGTATTTTGCAGCCAGAGCAGCTACATTTTGTTCAGGAAGATGAATTTTTACCCTCTATTAGTCCATGGGTCTCACTGGGTGGAATGATTCTTATTCTTGTATTTGGTATTGCTGTAGCACTATCCTCTGTTATCAAATTCAGCATTACCGTTAAGGCACCTGCAAAAATCCGTCCTGCGGGTGGCTTGAGTATAGTTCAAAGTAGTATTGAAGGTACGGTTACGAATATAAATGTAGAGGAAAACAAGGCCGTCAAAAAGGGAGATATAATCGCACGATTGGATGACACTAGCTTACAAAATCGAAAAAGCCAGCTCCAAGGTGACATTCGCTCCATAACCCTTCAACGGTATCAGATCAATGCTCAATTAAGAGCTTTAGATAATCAGATTATTGCTGAGTCATGGTTGGTTACACGTTCTATTGCGGCGGCTGAAGCTAATTTGGCTGAGAATTGGCGTCGCTATAAGGATTTACAGATTAGTACTGAAGCTGACTTAGAAGAAACTCAAGCAGGCTATGATTTAGCCGATGAAGCATATCAACGCTTCAAAGAGCTGGAAAAATCGGGTGCAATCGCTAAACTGCAAGTTCAAGAGAAAAGAGCTTCTTTAAAAGCTGCAGCTGCTAGATTAAAGCGAGTCAAAGTAGCCTTAAATCCTACTAATGCCACGATTAACAAAGCGTTAGAGCAAATCTCTCAAGAAAAAGCTAGAGGAAATGTTACTATCGCAGGCTTAAATCAACAGAGAGAGCAGCTAATGCGAACTCGTATAGAATCTCAGAATCAGTTGCAGCGTACTCAAAAGGAGCTAGAGCAAATTAATAGTGAACTACGAGGAACTCATATTCAAGCTCCTATCGATGGCACCGTTTTACAACTGAATCTTCGTAATCCTGGACAAGTGGTACAACAAGGGGCAGCGATCACTCAAATTGCCCCCCGAAAAGCTCCAGTAATTATCAAAGTAAAAGTGAGTGCCCAGGATATTAATCAGGTTAAAAAGGGACAAGCTGTGCAAATGCGAGTCTCAGCCTGCCCCTATACTGACTACGGAATCTTGCATGGAACCGTTAAGGCTGTATCCCCTGATGCAATTTCAGTAGGTGAAACTGTGGCTCCTGCTGCTAGCCCAACCTTTTATGAGGTCATAGTTCTGCCACGGTCTCTATATATGGGAAATCAACAGCGCTGGTGTCGTTTGCAATTCGGGATGGAAGGACGAGCTGATATTATCTCTCGCCAAGAAACCGTCCTCCAGTTTGTCCTCAAAAAAGCACGATTAATATCTAATTTCTAA
- a CDS encoding CTB family bacteriocin, with protein sequence MSNLFVELSDNQQELVSGGFFGPELFSYNYLEQDFSTDIDVDDTYQTNAALSIGKNNSSGAAAKQDLTVLSFS encoded by the coding sequence ATGTCTAATTTATTTGTAGAACTGAGTGATAACCAACAAGAGCTAGTTTCTGGTGGTTTCTTTGGTCCTGAACTATTTAGTTATAATTATTTAGAGCAGGACTTCTCAACAGATATTGATGTTGATGATACCTATCAAACTAATGCAGCTCTATCAATTGGTAAAAATAATTCATCAGGGGCTGCAGCGAAGCAAGATCTTACTGTTTTATCTTTTTCCTAA